One stretch of Zingiber officinale cultivar Zhangliang chromosome 6B, Zo_v1.1, whole genome shotgun sequence DNA includes these proteins:
- the LOC121989915 gene encoding ethylene-responsive transcription factor WIN1-like, whose amino-acid sequence MVQSQKFRGVRQRHWGSWVSEIRHPLLKRRVWLGTFETAEEAARAYDEAAVLMSGRNAKTNFPVWLSTADGVDAKALSEALCAKLRKCCRAAPAPSLICLRLDTQKSHIGVWQKRSGTGAGASSWVMTVELGTDPHASAVAALPPQQPPSSSSSSSESACLLTIDEEEQQLALQMIEELLNRKHAGAEGEASFFF is encoded by the exons ATGGTACAGTCCCAGAAGTTCCGAGGAGTGAGGCAGCGCCACTGGGGCTCCTGGGTCTCAGAAATCAGACACCCTCTACT CAAGCGCAGGGTGTGGTTGGGCACGTTCGAGACGGCGGAAGAGGCGGCGCGCGCGTACGACGAGGCGGCGGTGCTCATGAGCGGCCGCAACGCTAAGACAAACTTCCCGGTGTGGCTGAGCACGGCTGACGGCGTCGACGCCAAGGCGCTGTCGGAGGCGCTCTGCGCCAAGCTGCGTAAGTGCTGCAGGGCCGCGCCCGCGCCGTCGCTCATCTGCCTCCGCCTCGACACCCAGAAGTCCCACATCGGCGTCTGGCAGAAGCGCTCTGGCACTGGCGCCGGCGCCTCCAGCTGGGTCATGACCGTCGAGCTTGGCACTGATCCACATGCCTCTGCCGTCGCCGCACTGCCACCTCAGCAgcccccttcttcttcctcctcgtcgTCTGAATCTGCCTGCCTTTTGACAATCGACGAGGAGGAGCAGCAGCTGGCGTTGCAGATGATAGAAGAGCTCCTCAACCGGAAGCATGCCGGCGCAGAAGGTGAAGCCAGCTTCTTCTTCTGA